GTCGGCGATCGCCTCTACATCGAGGACGGCTTGCTCCGCTTCGTCTGCATCCGCAAGGAGGCCGACCGCATCGCCCTTCGCTGCACGGCCGGCGGCGTGATCAAGACACGCAAGGGCGTCAACCTGCCCAGCACGAAGCTCAAGCTGCCGAGCATCACCCAGCGCGACTGGGCCTGCGTCGACTGGGCCATCGAGAACGACCTGGACTATCTCGCCCTCTCGTTCGTCCGCCGCGCCGGCGACATCCACCAGCTACGCGAGCGGCTGCAGAGCAAACAGAGCCACATCGGCATCATCGCCAAGATCGAGAAAGCTGAGGCAATCGAGCAGATCGACGCGATCATCGCCGCGGCCGACGGGCTGATGGTCGCGCGCGGCGACCTGGGCGTGGAGATGGATCTGGCCCGCGTGCCGCTGATGCAGAAGGACCTGATCGAGCGGTGCAGGCGTGCGGGCAAGCCGGCGATCGTGGCGACGCAGATGCTGCAGAGCATGGTCGACGCGGCCAGCCCGACCCGGGCCGAGGTGAGCGACGTCGCCAACGCGATCTTCGACGGCACCGACGCGACGATGCTGTCGGGCGAGACCAGCGTCGGCAAGTTCCCCGTCGGTGCGGTCCACGTCATGCAGCACGTCGCCTCGGCCACGGAAGACTTCCTGGTCGGCCGCGGCGGCGGACCCGAGGGCGCGAGCGACGCGCCCGGCATGGTCGTCAGCCAGGCGACGGCCAAAGCGGTGCGTCGGCTGCTGGAGACCATGCCGTGCAAGCTGGTCGTCGTGTACAGCCACACCGGCGACACGGCCCGGATCTTCGCCAAGCAGCGGTTCGACGTGCCCGTCGTCGCCCTGAGCGCCGACGACCGACGCCTGCGGCAGATGGCCCTGCACTACGGCGTCGTCCCGCTCCACCTGGAATCGCCTGGCAACCTGCAGGAGCTGGCACGCGACGTCGACAGCCTCGTCCAGGACCGCGAGCTTGCCGACCCGGGCGACAGGATCGTGCTCGTCGCGGGTCGCAGCATGG
Above is a window of Planctomycetota bacterium DNA encoding:
- the pyk gene encoding pyruvate kinase; protein product: MTGGEQRTSDLIRTKIVATMGPAVTQTRDLRALLAAGVDVCRLNFSHGELDGHGTMLAAIRKEADKLDKRVAILGDLGGPKIRVGDVDEDNPAGGMAIDVGDELVIQRDDILGKHGTISVTYKGLVDDVEVGDRLYIEDGLLRFVCIRKEADRIALRCTAGGVIKTRKGVNLPSTKLKLPSITQRDWACVDWAIENDLDYLALSFVRRAGDIHQLRERLQSKQSHIGIIAKIEKAEAIEQIDAIIAAADGLMVARGDLGVEMDLARVPLMQKDLIERCRRAGKPAIVATQMLQSMVDAASPTRAEVSDVANAIFDGTDATMLSGETSVGKFPVGAVHVMQHVASATEDFLVGRGGGPEGASDAPGMVVSQATAKAVRRLLETMPCKLVVVYSHTGDTARIFAKQRFDVPVVALSADDRRLRQMALHYGVVPLHLESPGNLQELARDVDSLVQDRELADPGDRIVLVAGRSMGAPGTMNGIVIHTIGHDPIDPLAND